In the Natranaerovirga hydrolytica genome, TTTACTTTTCTATCGTATAATAAAAGCCTATTACCCAGCAAAAAAACTATATACAGGAGAGCAGGAGATTAATTATGAATAATAAAACACTAGACTTTGTAACGAAATTATTATCAGATACTATGAAAGTAGATATGCATTATTTCATCGAACCCTATAATGACCTTTCCAGATTTGACCGTTTTCTAAGAAATAGTCTGCAAAATTCAGAAACATTATACAATCAAATACAAAGTTTTATTCAGACAATAACTCATAATTCCTTCTATATTTTAACGGATTGTTACTACCTAAATTACATCCTTTTTTATCCTTATGAAGAAAAAAAAGACTTAATCTCTATTGGACCTTATTTCAATACACCTATAAACGACCATTATTGGCATCAAATTACAACTGACAATAAGTTAACATTGGTTCAGTTGCAAAAATTGAAGGGTTTTCTTTATGGCGTACCAACCATTGATAATAACCTTCATTTAATCTCCATCATTAATAATATTGTCCACTATATTAATCCAGAAGCCGAACCCTATACAGTTAAATATCACGAAACATCAAGTAAAAAACAAGATGATGATTTGTACCAACCCAAAAACGATTTTGAAGTTTATTCTAATCGGGTCTCCGAACGATATAAAACTGAGCAAAGACTTTTAAATTATATCAGCAAAGGTAATCACCGAGGCGCCCTTTCTGAAGCTGAAAAGTTTGTTAAGCTACCCTTTGAACCTAGGTTAAAAAACTCTTTGCGAAACCAAAAGTATTTACTTAGTACGGCTAATGCTTTATTTAGAAAAGCCATAGAAACAAATGAAATTCATCCTCTATACCTTCATGAAATCTCAAGTAAATTCGTCAATAAAATTGAAAATGTTTCTACAGTTACTGCCTTAAACAATTTGTATGAAAAAATGATTAGGGATTATTGTCTATTAGTAAGGAATAAATCAACGAATCAGTACTCACCCACTGTTCGTCAGATTTTACACCATATTGAATTCAACCTTGACTCAAAGCTTAATCTGAATGACCTTGCTGAAAAATATAATTTATCGGTTCCATATTTGTCTAGTTTGTTCAAAAAAGAAGTCGGTACTACACTTATTAAGTACATTAATGGATTGCGTATTCAAACTGCTATACATTTACTAAATACAAGTTCACTATCTATACAAGACATTGCATCATATGTTGGTATATATGATTTCAATTACTTCACAAAAATTTTCAAGAAAGAAATCGGTATCACACCAAGTGATTATAGAAAGAATTTATTTAGTGAGGCAGATAAAGATGAGTAATTTCTTTAAACCCATTCATCATTCATAAAAAAGTCTGTCTAGCACAAAATATTTGATACCGCATAGCCTCCCTAAATAATGTTACTTGACTTCTGTCACCAATTAGCTAAGCCATAACTAAAAAATCAGACCAGTATTTTATTTAAAAAATAAAACATTAAT is a window encoding:
- a CDS encoding helix-turn-helix domain-containing protein; translation: MNNKTLDFVTKLLSDTMKVDMHYFIEPYNDLSRFDRFLRNSLQNSETLYNQIQSFIQTITHNSFYILTDCYYLNYILFYPYEEKKDLISIGPYFNTPINDHYWHQITTDNKLTLVQLQKLKGFLYGVPTIDNNLHLISIINNIVHYINPEAEPYTVKYHETSSKKQDDDLYQPKNDFEVYSNRVSERYKTEQRLLNYISKGNHRGALSEAEKFVKLPFEPRLKNSLRNQKYLLSTANALFRKAIETNEIHPLYLHEISSKFVNKIENVSTVTALNNLYEKMIRDYCLLVRNKSTNQYSPTVRQILHHIEFNLDSKLNLNDLAEKYNLSVPYLSSLFKKEVGTTLIKYINGLRIQTAIHLLNTSSLSIQDIASYVGIYDFNYFTKIFKKEIGITPSDYRKNLFSEADKDE